One Chlorobaculum limnaeum genomic window carries:
- a CDS encoding 4a-hydroxytetrahydrobiopterin dehydratase produces the protein MTQLENRHCVPCEGTEAPMAPDELQRQLAFIPEWNVVDDSGTPKLVRVFTFKDFRDALDFTVRVGQLAESEGHHPALLTEWGKVTVSWWTHAIGGIHLNDVIMASKTEKLV, from the coding sequence ATGACACAGCTCGAAAACAGGCATTGCGTGCCCTGCGAAGGGACGGAAGCTCCGATGGCTCCGGATGAGCTTCAGCGGCAACTTGCCTTCATTCCGGAGTGGAACGTGGTCGATGATTCGGGAACCCCGAAGCTGGTAAGGGTTTTCACTTTCAAGGATTTCAGGGATGCGCTTGATTTCACCGTCAGGGTGGGCCAGCTTGCCGAATCCGAGGGACACCATCCGGCGCTCCTGACCGAATGGGGCAAAGTGACCGTCTCTTGGTGGACACATGCCATCGGCGGCATCCATCTGAACGATGTTATCATGGCGTCGAAGACCGAAAAGCTGGTTTGA
- a CDS encoding NADP-dependent isocitrate dehydrogenase has protein sequence MASKSTIIYTKIDEAPALATYSLLPILQAFTRGTGVEVETRDISLAGRIIANFPENLTDEQKIPDYLTQLGELALTPEANIIKLPNISASIPQLKAAIKELQEHGYNVPDYPEAPSSDEEKAINARYAKVLGSAVNPVLREGNSDRRAPLSVKAYAQKHPHRMAQWNVDSKAHVSHMTEGDFYGSEQSVTVPAATSVRIEYVSGANEVTVLKEKTALQAGEVIDTSVMNVRKLRDFYAAQIEDAREKGVLLSLHLKATMMKISDPVMFGHAVSVFYKDALEKHAALLAELGVNLNNGLGDLYAKIQALPEEKRAEIEADIKAVYAKQPALAMVDSDKGITNLHVPNDIIIDASMPVVVRDGGKMWGPDGQLHDCKAVIPDRCYATMYGEIVDDCRKNGAFNPATIGSVPNVGLMAQKAEEYGSHDKTFMAPGDGVIRVVDASGEVLMSQKVETGDIFRMCQAKDAPIRDWVKLAVRRARATGAPAVFWLDSNRAHDSQIISKVNEYLKEHDTTGLEIKILAPVEAMRFSLARFRAGQDTISVTGNVLRDYLTDLFPIIELGTSAKMLSIVPLLNGGGLFETGAGGSAPKHVQQFQKEGYLRWDSLGEFSALAASFEHLAQSFGNAKAQVLADTLDQAIGKFLDNQKSPARKVGQIDNRGSHFYLALYWAEALAGQDADAEMKARFEGVAKALAEKEELINAELIAAQGSPIDMGGYYQPDDEKTTRAMRPSGTLNAIINAM, from the coding sequence ATGGCAAGCAAATCAACCATCATCTACACCAAGATCGACGAGGCTCCGGCTTTGGCGACCTACTCGCTGCTTCCGATTCTTCAGGCCTTCACCCGTGGCACCGGCGTCGAGGTCGAGACGAGGGACATCTCCCTTGCCGGCAGGATCATCGCCAACTTCCCGGAGAATCTGACCGATGAGCAGAAGATTCCCGATTACCTCACCCAGCTCGGCGAACTCGCGCTCACGCCGGAAGCCAACATCATCAAGCTGCCGAATATCAGCGCTTCGATTCCCCAGCTCAAAGCTGCCATCAAGGAACTTCAGGAGCATGGCTACAACGTGCCGGATTATCCGGAAGCGCCGTCCAGCGACGAGGAGAAGGCGATCAACGCCCGCTACGCCAAGGTGCTTGGCAGCGCCGTGAACCCGGTGCTTCGCGAGGGCAACTCCGACCGCCGCGCCCCGCTTTCGGTCAAGGCATACGCCCAGAAGCATCCGCACCGCATGGCCCAGTGGAACGTCGATTCGAAGGCTCACGTTTCGCACATGACCGAGGGCGACTTCTACGGCAGCGAGCAGTCCGTGACCGTGCCTGCCGCGACCAGCGTCCGCATCGAGTATGTCAGCGGCGCCAACGAGGTGACGGTGCTCAAGGAGAAAACTGCATTGCAGGCCGGTGAGGTGATCGACACGTCGGTGATGAACGTCCGCAAGCTTCGCGACTTCTACGCCGCGCAGATCGAGGATGCTCGGGAAAAAGGCGTGCTCCTGTCGCTGCACCTGAAAGCCACCATGATGAAGATCTCCGATCCGGTGATGTTCGGTCACGCCGTGTCGGTCTTCTACAAGGATGCGCTCGAAAAACATGCCGCCCTGCTTGCCGAGCTTGGCGTGAACCTCAACAACGGCCTCGGCGATCTCTATGCCAAGATCCAGGCGCTGCCGGAAGAGAAGCGAGCCGAGATCGAGGCCGACATCAAGGCTGTGTACGCCAAACAGCCCGCGCTGGCGATGGTCGATTCCGACAAGGGCATCACCAACCTGCACGTGCCGAACGACATCATTATCGACGCCTCCATGCCGGTCGTCGTGCGCGACGGCGGCAAGATGTGGGGCCCCGACGGCCAGCTTCACGACTGCAAGGCCGTGATTCCCGACCGCTGCTACGCCACCATGTACGGCGAGATCGTGGACGACTGCCGCAAGAACGGCGCGTTCAACCCGGCCACCATCGGCAGCGTGCCGAACGTGGGTCTGATGGCGCAGAAGGCCGAAGAGTACGGTTCGCACGACAAGACCTTCATGGCCCCCGGCGACGGCGTCATCCGTGTGGTCGATGCAAGCGGCGAGGTGCTCATGTCACAGAAGGTCGAGACCGGCGACATCTTCAGGATGTGCCAGGCCAAAGACGCTCCGATCCGCGACTGGGTGAAGCTCGCCGTTCGCCGCGCCAGAGCCACCGGCGCTCCGGCGGTTTTCTGGCTCGACAGCAACCGCGCTCACGATAGCCAGATCATCTCGAAGGTGAACGAATATCTCAAAGAGCACGACACCACTGGTCTCGAAATCAAAATCCTCGCTCCGGTCGAAGCCATGCGCTTCAGCCTCGCCCGCTTCCGCGCCGGGCAGGACACCATTTCGGTAACCGGCAACGTGCTTCGCGACTACCTCACCGATCTGTTCCCGATCATCGAACTCGGCACCAGCGCCAAGATGCTCTCCATTGTTCCGCTGCTCAACGGCGGTGGTCTGTTCGAGACCGGCGCGGGCGGCTCGGCTCCCAAGCACGTGCAGCAGTTCCAGAAAGAGGGCTACCTCCGCTGGGATTCGCTCGGCGAGTTCTCCGCTCTGGCCGCATCGTTCGAGCACCTCGCCCAGAGCTTCGGCAACGCCAAGGCGCAGGTGCTGGCCGACACGCTCGACCAGGCTATCGGCAAGTTCCTCGACAACCAGAAATCGCCCGCCCGCAAGGTTGGCCAGATCGACAACCGCGGCAGCCACTTCTACCTCGCCCTCTACTGGGCCGAAGCGCTGGCCGGTCAGGACGCCGACGCCGAAATGAAGGCTCGCTTTGAAGGCGTCGCCAAAGCGCTCGCCGAGAAGGAGGAGCTGATCAACGCCGAGCTGATCGCCGCGCAGGGCAGCCCGATTGACATGGGCGGCTACTACCAGCCCGACGACGAGAAGACCACTCGCGCCATGCGCCCGAGCGGCACGCTCAACGCGATCATCAACGCCATGTGA
- a CDS encoding nitroreductase family protein: MNFRELVTRSRTIRRFDERVAVSEATLRELVELACYTPSAANRQPLRFLPVTGSDFLDKVFPCLRWAGYLADWPGPEAGERPTAALVMLCRNEDAPGAACDSGIAAQTIMLGAAEKELGGCIVAAIDQERLMKSLGIPDGWKVLLVIALGKPAETVVIDQIEPGDSVRYWRDKHGIHHVPKRRVDELLLTEEELRAHE; this comes from the coding sequence ATGAATTTCAGGGAGCTGGTGACCCGGAGCCGCACCATCCGGCGTTTCGACGAGCGCGTCGCGGTGAGCGAGGCGACGCTCCGCGAGCTGGTCGAGCTGGCGTGCTACACGCCGTCGGCGGCCAACCGGCAGCCACTGCGCTTCCTGCCCGTCACCGGTTCCGACTTTCTCGACAAGGTGTTTCCCTGTCTGAGGTGGGCCGGATATCTGGCCGACTGGCCCGGCCCCGAGGCGGGGGAGCGTCCCACCGCCGCGCTCGTCATGCTGTGCCGGAACGAAGATGCGCCCGGCGCGGCTTGCGACAGCGGCATCGCGGCGCAGACGATCATGCTCGGCGCGGCGGAAAAGGAGCTGGGCGGCTGCATCGTCGCCGCCATCGATCAAGAGCGCCTCATGAAATCGCTCGGCATTCCCGATGGCTGGAAGGTGCTGCTGGTGATCGCGCTCGGCAAGCCCGCCGAGACGGTCGTGATCGACCAGATCGAGCCGGGCGACAGCGTCCGCTACTGGCGCGACAAGCACGGCATCCACCACGTGCCGAAACGGCGGGTCGATGAGTTGCTCTTAACGGAAGAAGAGCTGCGGGCGCATGAGTAA
- a CDS encoding ArsA family ATPase yields the protein MLSRDLTENQAQPRVIIYSGKGGTGKTTISSSTAVALARQGKRVLIMSSDPAHSLSDVFDVQIGRNEPLKIEKNLYGLEVDTIYELKKNMSGFQKFVSSSYKNQGLDSGVASELTTQPGLDEIFALSRLLDEAQSGKWDAVVLDTSPTGNTLRLLAYPEIIIGGNMGKQFFKLYKSMSSLARPLSGNNIPDDDFFNEVNVLLKQMEDINEFILSPEVTFRLVLNPEKLSILETKRAYTFVHLYGINIDGIVINKILPTSRTVGEYFEFWADLHSKYLMEIDNSFYPTPVFRCHLQRTEPIGPDALYDISKMVFGQEAPDKTFYSGKNFWIESQKNQVTSGHREVLCIRIPFLKDAEDVSVERMGTDIIVTVDRAQRIITLPRALYSLDMEKFIREENMLRVIFKEVQVEKEEMELNVNKNVLDKLRSMRRLKI from the coding sequence ATGCTGTCGAGGGATTTAACCGAAAATCAGGCGCAACCGAGGGTCATCATCTATTCCGGCAAGGGAGGAACGGGTAAAACCACCATCTCTTCCTCTACCGCCGTCGCCCTTGCGCGTCAGGGCAAGCGGGTGCTGATCATGTCATCCGACCCGGCTCATTCGCTCTCCGATGTCTTCGATGTGCAGATCGGGCGGAACGAGCCGCTGAAGATCGAGAAGAACCTTTATGGACTCGAAGTCGATACGATTTACGAGCTGAAGAAGAACATGTCGGGCTTCCAGAAGTTCGTCTCTTCGTCATACAAAAATCAGGGTCTCGACAGCGGTGTCGCTTCAGAGCTGACGACGCAGCCCGGCCTCGATGAAATCTTCGCCCTCTCGCGCCTGCTCGACGAGGCGCAGTCTGGCAAGTGGGACGCCGTGGTGCTCGACACCTCGCCGACCGGCAACACGCTGCGGCTTCTGGCCTACCCCGAGATCATCATCGGCGGCAACATGGGCAAGCAGTTCTTCAAGCTTTACAAGAGCATGTCGTCGCTGGCCCGACCGCTCAGCGGCAACAACATTCCCGACGACGATTTCTTCAACGAGGTCAACGTGCTGCTCAAGCAGATGGAGGATATCAACGAGTTTATTCTCAGCCCGGAGGTCACCTTCCGGCTGGTGCTGAACCCGGAGAAGCTCTCGATTCTGGAAACCAAGCGCGCCTACACCTTCGTGCATCTTTACGGCATCAATATCGACGGTATCGTCATCAACAAGATTCTGCCGACCTCGCGCACGGTTGGCGAGTACTTCGAGTTCTGGGCCGACCTGCACAGCAAGTATCTGATGGAGATCGACAACTCCTTCTACCCGACCCCGGTGTTCCGCTGCCACTTGCAGCGCACCGAGCCGATCGGCCCCGACGCGCTTTACGATATCAGTAAGATGGTGTTTGGCCAGGAGGCTCCCGACAAGACCTTCTATTCGGGTAAGAACTTCTGGATCGAAAGCCAGAAAAACCAGGTGACCTCCGGCCACCGCGAGGTGCTTTGCATCAGGATTCCGTTCCTGAAAGACGCCGAGGATGTTTCGGTGGAGCGCATGGGCACCGACATCATCGTCACGGTCGATCGCGCCCAGCGGATCATCACTCTGCCAAGGGCCCTCTACAGCCTCGACATGGAGAAGTTCATTCGCGAGGAGAACATGCTCAGGGTGATTTTCAAGGAGGTTCAGGTCGAAAAAGAGGAGATGGAGCTGAACGTCAACAAAAATGTGCTCGACAAGCTGCGCTCCATGCGCCGCCTGAAAATCTGA
- a CDS encoding glycosyltransferase family protein, which yields MKILFGVQGTGNGHISRSRELVRKLKEDGHEVHVVISGRKEEELREIEVFAPYKVVKGFTLVTHRGKMNYIETMFQLDFVSLWADVLSLDTAGVDLVITDFEPVTSMAAKIKGIVSVGFGHQYAFPFHIPVARGSLFERYTLLNFAPARYNAGLHWDHFNQPIFPPVIPQTLYNAVRPKEDPQKILVYLPFEEIEDIEAFLKPFDAYRFFIYGKVTEDREDGHLSFRAYSREGFLRDLMECSGVVCNAGFELPGEALHLGKKMLLRPLDGQIEQESNALALVQLGYGMSMHTLDGDVLREWLAMPPGKPLNYSRTVDFIAEWIGSGRWNDLRVFTDAAWKDHCREESKA from the coding sequence ATGAAGATCCTTTTCGGCGTTCAGGGAACAGGAAACGGCCATATCAGCAGAAGCAGGGAGCTGGTCAGAAAGCTCAAGGAGGATGGTCATGAAGTTCATGTCGTCATCAGCGGCAGAAAAGAGGAGGAGCTTCGCGAAATCGAAGTGTTCGCTCCCTACAAGGTGGTCAAGGGCTTCACGCTCGTGACGCATCGCGGAAAGATGAACTATATCGAGACGATGTTCCAGCTCGATTTCGTCAGTCTCTGGGCTGACGTTCTGTCTCTCGATACCGCAGGCGTCGATCTGGTGATCACCGATTTCGAACCGGTCACTTCGATGGCGGCCAAAATCAAGGGTATCGTCAGCGTCGGATTCGGCCACCAGTACGCCTTTCCGTTCCATATCCCCGTCGCGCGGGGCAGTCTGTTCGAAAGGTACACGCTGCTCAACTTCGCTCCGGCGCGGTACAACGCTGGCTTGCACTGGGATCATTTCAACCAGCCGATCTTTCCGCCGGTCATTCCTCAAACGCTCTACAACGCCGTCCGCCCGAAGGAGGATCCGCAGAAGATACTGGTCTATCTGCCCTTCGAGGAGATCGAGGATATCGAAGCGTTTCTGAAGCCGTTCGATGCGTACCGCTTTTTTATCTACGGCAAGGTGACGGAGGATCGCGAGGACGGGCATCTCTCCTTTCGTGCCTACTCGCGGGAGGGATTCCTGCGCGACCTCATGGAGTGCTCCGGCGTGGTGTGCAACGCGGGTTTCGAGCTGCCGGGCGAGGCGCTGCATCTCGGTAAGAAGATGCTGCTTCGTCCGCTCGACGGCCAGATCGAGCAGGAGTCCAACGCGCTGGCGCTGGTGCAGCTTGGCTACGGCATGTCGATGCACACGCTCGATGGTGATGTGCTCAGGGAGTGGCTCGCCATGCCGCCGGGCAAGCCGCTCAACTACTCCAGAACGGTCGATTTCATCGCCGAGTGGATCGGCTCTGGCCGGTGGAACGATCTGCGTGTCTTTACCGATGCCGCCTGGAAGGATCACTGTCGCGAGGAGTCGAAAGCATGA
- a CDS encoding murein L,D-transpeptidase catalytic domain family protein, which produces MNPYKRAARTAGLVLLLLLLLLNLGTIALLLDSGYVAAEATREAFAAMQDYLHRNPASAPPRALAVIDYSRPSFMKRMVIIDLKTGDQSFYRVAHGKNSGELYARRFSDVPESNMSSLGLFRVTKRYSGDHGLALRLDGLDSLRNGNAARRDIVLHKAGYVSIPFILLNVVTGYGPMIGRSNGCFVVSKSEISEVVGKLAEGGFIYAWAKPDDNSRK; this is translated from the coding sequence GTGAATCCTTACAAGAGAGCGGCCCGCACGGCAGGTCTGGTGCTTCTGCTCTTGCTTCTCCTGCTGAACCTCGGAACGATCGCTCTCCTGCTCGATTCGGGGTATGTTGCCGCGGAAGCGACAAGGGAGGCCTTTGCCGCCATGCAGGACTACTTGCACCGGAACCCCGCAAGTGCGCCTCCACGGGCGCTTGCCGTCATCGACTATTCAAGACCTTCTTTCATGAAACGGATGGTCATCATCGACCTGAAAACCGGTGACCAATCGTTCTATCGGGTCGCTCACGGCAAAAACTCCGGCGAGCTGTACGCCCGGCGCTTTTCAGACGTGCCGGAGTCGAATATGAGCAGCCTCGGCCTTTTCCGCGTCACGAAGCGATACTCTGGCGACCACGGCCTCGCGCTCCGGCTCGACGGCCTCGACTCGCTACGCAACGGCAACGCCGCCAGGCGCGACATCGTACTGCACAAGGCCGGGTATGTCTCGATCCCCTTCATCCTGCTGAATGTCGTGACCGGCTATGGCCCGATGATCGGCAGAAGTAACGGCTGCTTTGTCGTCTCGAAAAGCGAGATCAGCGAGGTGGTCGGAAAGCTGGCCGAGGGTGGATTTATCTATGCGTGGGCAAAACCGGACGATAACTCCCGGAAATGA
- the aat gene encoding leucyl/phenylalanyl-tRNA--protein transferase, which produces MIRVEDVLRAYRHGFFPMADSREGTVSWCQPYQRAVVPLDNFRPSRSLRRVIGEERFTIKIDSAFERVIRACSLPRATEEETWLSEEIIEVFLKLHRLGIAHSVESWQDGELAGGLYGISMGGAFFGESMFFFRPDASKVAFAWLVGHLRRKGYLLLDAQIMNPHLQRLGAIEIPHDDYMAQLELALVKKIPFI; this is translated from the coding sequence ATGATACGGGTCGAGGATGTGCTTCGCGCCTACCGGCACGGCTTTTTCCCGATGGCCGACTCGCGAGAGGGAACGGTGAGCTGGTGCCAGCCCTACCAGCGGGCCGTGGTGCCGCTCGACAATTTTCGTCCGTCGAGAAGCCTTCGGCGCGTCATTGGCGAAGAGCGTTTCACCATCAAGATCGACTCGGCCTTCGAGCGGGTGATCCGCGCCTGCTCGCTGCCGCGCGCGACTGAAGAGGAGACCTGGCTTTCCGAGGAGATCATCGAGGTGTTCCTCAAGCTGCACCGGCTCGGCATCGCGCACAGCGTCGAGAGCTGGCAGGATGGCGAACTTGCCGGAGGCCTGTATGGCATCTCCATGGGTGGGGCCTTTTTCGGCGAGTCGATGTTCTTTTTCCGACCCGACGCCTCGAAGGTCGCCTTTGCCTGGCTGGTTGGCCACCTCCGGCGGAAAGGCTATCTCCTGCTCGATGCCCAGATCATGAACCCCCACCTCCAGCGCCTCGGCGCCATCGAAATTCCCCACGACGACTACATGGCGCAACTCGAACTGGCGCTCGTAAAAAAGATTCCCTTTATCTGA
- a CDS encoding enoyl-ACP reductase: MPEKAHYGLLKGKKGIVFGPLDESSIGWQIALHAYREGAQIALSNVATAIRFGNLQELSELCGNAPVLVCDASKNEDVDNTFRELKETMGSVDFIVHSIGMSQNIRKQVPYEELNYEWFMRTLDVSGISFHRLVAYALKNEAVNDGASIVALSYIASQRNYWTYSDMGDAKSLLESIARSFGPRLATRGIRINTISQSPTYTKAGSGIPGFEKMYDYGELMSPLGNATAEECAEYTMTILSDLTRKVTMQNLFHDGGYSSMGATIPMIKLAHEVLHDKELADRVGLDDRHSSR; encoded by the coding sequence ATGCCCGAGAAAGCGCACTATGGTCTTTTGAAAGGGAAAAAAGGAATTGTATTCGGCCCGCTCGATGAAAGCAGCATCGGCTGGCAGATAGCGCTTCATGCATACCGCGAGGGCGCCCAGATCGCTCTTTCCAATGTCGCGACGGCCATTCGCTTCGGCAACCTCCAGGAGCTTTCCGAACTCTGCGGCAACGCTCCGGTTCTGGTCTGCGACGCCTCCAAAAACGAGGATGTCGACAACACCTTCAGGGAGCTCAAGGAGACGATGGGTTCTGTCGATTTCATCGTGCATTCGATCGGCATGTCCCAGAATATCCGCAAGCAGGTTCCATACGAGGAGCTGAACTACGAGTGGTTCATGAGGACGCTCGATGTCTCCGGCATTTCGTTCCACAGACTCGTCGCGTACGCGCTGAAGAACGAGGCCGTCAACGACGGCGCCAGCATTGTCGCGCTTTCATACATCGCTTCGCAGCGTAACTACTGGACTTATTCGGACATGGGCGATGCAAAGTCGCTGCTCGAATCGATCGCACGCAGTTTCGGCCCGAGGCTGGCGACGCGTGGCATCCGCATCAACACGATTTCACAAAGCCCGACATACACGAAAGCGGGCAGCGGTATTCCCGGTTTCGAAAAAATGTACGATTACGGTGAACTGATGTCTCCGCTCGGCAACGCAACCGCTGAGGAGTGCGCCGAATACACCATGACGATCCTGAGCGATCTGACGCGCAAGGTGACCATGCAGAATCTTTTCCATGACGGCGGCTACAGTTCCATGGGCGCGACCATTCCCATGATCAAGCTCGCTCATGAAGTACTTCATGACAAGGAGCTTGCCGACAGGGTTGGTCTCGACGACCGTCATTCATCCAGATAA
- a CDS encoding ATP-dependent helicase, which produces MTDFLRELNDVQREAVLATEGPVMVLAGAGSGKTRVITFRIAHLIRNVRVSPQNILALTFTNKAAGEMRHRIDGILEPGSSSGLWIGTFHSVFARLLRSYIHLIGYDRNFSIFDADDSKSLIKQCMKELNLSPESLPVNLVHSAISKSKNNFILPPEFHRKAIDDQYQKIALVYERYVQRLRENNALDFDDLLIKPIELFTEHPPVLEQLQEYFRYLLIDEYQDTNRVQYLVAKMIAAKHRNIFVVGDDAQSIYSWRGADISNMLNFNDDYGDAQVFKLVDNYRSTKTILQAANNVISRNQRQIKKELVANAGTGEPITLIEAYNERREAEKVGEYIKSIRMSKGAEYRAFAIFYRTNAQSRVIEDVMRQNRIPYKIFGSVSFYKRKEIKDAVAYMRLVLNDRDSESLLRVINFPPRKIGEVSIGKLKEFAEEQNISLYEAVRRAGEGGFQSRLVNALEQFASLIEAMRQQAEAGTAYDVLSMLYDTTGLLSLLKEENTPESLARHENLQELLSMTRDFADHNPSSASLGDFLSTISLASDYDETQESDNYVSLMTVHAAKGLEFPVVFVTGMEEKLFPLNSYEPSEMEEERRLFYVAITRAREKLFLSWAQSRYMYGQPQMCLRSTFINEIDPDIVVTEGGRKLSESPKKVAATAMAGRPVFGSSLRPQPGSPSAKVPTVKPAGSAAPTGAAKSAYRVGTKVQHAIFGPGVVLEVQGSGAKQKVKINFRTAGEKTLMVQYANLKVV; this is translated from the coding sequence TTGACAGATTTTCTCCGGGAACTCAACGACGTCCAGCGTGAGGCCGTCCTCGCTACCGAAGGCCCCGTGATGGTGCTTGCGGGCGCGGGTTCGGGCAAGACGCGCGTCATCACCTTCCGCATCGCACACCTCATCCGCAACGTCCGGGTTTCGCCGCAAAACATTCTCGCCCTTACCTTTACCAACAAGGCGGCGGGCGAAATGCGCCACCGAATCGACGGCATTCTCGAACCGGGCAGCTCCTCCGGCCTCTGGATCGGCACCTTCCACTCGGTCTTCGCACGGCTGCTGCGCAGCTACATCCACCTCATCGGCTACGACCGCAACTTCTCGATCTTCGACGCCGACGACAGCAAGAGCCTCATCAAGCAGTGCATGAAGGAGCTGAACCTCTCGCCCGAATCGCTGCCGGTGAACCTGGTGCACTCCGCCATCAGCAAGTCGAAGAACAACTTCATCCTGCCGCCGGAGTTTCATCGCAAAGCCATCGACGACCAGTACCAGAAAATTGCGCTGGTCTATGAGCGCTACGTGCAGCGGCTGCGCGAGAACAACGCCCTCGACTTCGACGACCTGCTCATCAAGCCCATTGAGCTGTTCACCGAGCATCCGCCCGTCCTCGAACAATTGCAGGAGTACTTCCGCTACCTGCTCATCGACGAGTACCAGGACACCAACCGGGTGCAGTACCTCGTGGCGAAGATGATCGCCGCCAAACACCGCAATATTTTCGTCGTGGGCGACGACGCGCAGTCGATCTACTCGTGGCGCGGGGCGGACATCTCGAACATGCTCAACTTCAACGACGACTACGGCGACGCGCAGGTGTTCAAGCTGGTCGATAACTACCGCAGCACCAAGACGATTTTGCAGGCGGCCAACAACGTCATCAGCCGCAACCAGCGCCAGATCAAAAAGGAGCTGGTGGCCAACGCGGGCACGGGCGAGCCGATTACGCTCATCGAGGCGTACAACGAGCGGCGCGAGGCGGAGAAGGTTGGCGAGTACATCAAGTCGATCCGGATGTCGAAGGGGGCAGAGTACCGCGCCTTCGCGATCTTCTACCGCACCAACGCCCAGTCGCGCGTGATCGAGGACGTGATGCGCCAGAACCGCATTCCCTACAAGATTTTCGGCAGCGTGTCGTTCTACAAGCGCAAAGAGATCAAGGACGCCGTGGCCTACATGCGGCTCGTGCTGAATGATCGCGACAGCGAGTCGCTCCTGCGGGTGATCAACTTTCCGCCGCGCAAGATCGGTGAGGTGAGCATCGGCAAGCTGAAGGAGTTCGCCGAGGAGCAGAACATTTCGCTCTACGAAGCGGTGCGCCGCGCGGGCGAAGGTGGCTTCCAGTCGCGGCTTGTCAACGCGCTCGAACAGTTCGCGAGCCTGATCGAGGCGATGCGCCAGCAAGCCGAAGCGGGCACGGCCTACGACGTGCTTTCGATGCTCTACGACACGACCGGCCTGCTCTCGCTGCTCAAGGAGGAGAATACGCCAGAGTCACTCGCCCGCCACGAGAACCTTCAGGAGCTGCTTTCCATGACGCGGGACTTCGCCGACCACAACCCGTCGTCGGCCTCGCTCGGCGACTTCCTCTCGACCATCTCGCTCGCGTCGGACTACGACGAGACGCAGGAGTCGGACAACTACGTCTCGCTCATGACGGTACACGCCGCCAAGGGACTCGAATTTCCGGTGGTTTTCGTCACCGGCATGGAGGAGAAGCTGTTCCCGCTCAACAGCTACGAGCCAAGCGAAATGGAGGAGGAGCGGCGGCTCTTCTACGTGGCGATCACGCGCGCGCGAGAGAAGCTCTTCCTCTCGTGGGCGCAGAGCCGCTACATGTACGGCCAGCCACAGATGTGCCTGCGCTCGACCTTCATCAACGAAATCGACCCCGACATCGTCGTCACCGAGGGCGGGCGCAAGCTCTCCGAAAGCCCGAAAAAGGTCGCCGCAACAGCCATGGCCGGACGTCCGGTCTTCGGCTCCTCGCTCAGGCCGCAGCCCGGAAGCCCGTCAGCCAAAGTGCCGACCGTCAAGCCCGCCGGATCGGCTGCCCCCACCGGCGCGGCCAAAAGCGCGTACCGCGTCGGCACGAAAGTGCAACACGCCATCTTCGGTCCCGGCGTGGTGCTCGAAGTGCAAGGCAGCGGCGCGAAGCAGAAGGTGAAAATCAACTTCCGCACTGCCGGAGAAAAAACGCTGATGGTGCAATACGCCAATCTGAAAGTGGTGTGA